One Leptospira bouyouniensis DNA window includes the following coding sequences:
- a CDS encoding Na+/H+ antiporter NhaC family protein, whose product MEREKKYSLFFSLSPILYLILSILFFRNIWIVPYPHPSALLVSGLLSYLQRYNRKILFLQSALRKNFFSVLPAMEILFFVGLLIASWAYSGVLLTMMQIGISIIEPNYFLPSITIVTAIAAMVSGSSWTTAGTLGVALMGVSKYLGFPDVMSAGAIVSGCYFGDKLSPLSDTTNLASSLTHVPIWTHIRHMLKTTCFSFGLAVICFYILNFFVWDPDLQKVIPSTIGLSELLSQEIVYWKLIPVLIVFGSSFFHLPVRVSFLLGIVSAFLFPIFETGVSFGMFKSLIFGYQSETGNNTWDQFLSGGGIVSILPTEILIITAVWFGAVVEGFGYLNELLIQIKLWAKNQFDILLSTMGISFLLNLVTADQYLSLVIPARAFRTLAVENQIPEKDISRALEDSGTITSPLIPWNSCGAFMAASLGVPVLSFLPFVFFNLIHVLLSVSVLIIQKIKFKSS is encoded by the coding sequence ATGGAAAGAGAGAAAAAATACTCACTATTTTTTTCTCTCAGTCCAATACTTTATTTAATTTTATCGATATTGTTTTTTAGAAACATTTGGATCGTACCGTATCCGCACCCCTCTGCGTTATTAGTTTCGGGATTACTTTCTTATTTACAAAGATACAATCGCAAAATCTTGTTTTTACAATCGGCTCTACGCAAAAACTTTTTTTCAGTATTGCCAGCGATGGAGATTCTTTTTTTTGTAGGATTACTGATTGCTTCTTGGGCTTATTCGGGAGTTTTACTCACGATGATGCAAATTGGAATTTCTATCATAGAACCGAATTATTTTTTACCATCTATCACAATTGTAACAGCAATTGCTGCGATGGTTTCAGGTTCTTCTTGGACCACGGCAGGTACGTTAGGTGTTGCTCTCATGGGGGTTTCCAAGTATTTAGGATTTCCTGATGTGATGTCGGCTGGCGCCATTGTCAGCGGTTGTTATTTTGGAGATAAACTTTCCCCACTTTCTGACACAACGAATTTAGCATCTAGTTTAACTCATGTTCCCATTTGGACTCATATTCGGCATATGTTGAAAACTACATGTTTTAGCTTTGGGTTAGCGGTAATCTGTTTTTATATTCTGAATTTTTTTGTATGGGATCCCGACTTACAAAAAGTAATTCCTTCTACGATAGGATTGTCAGAACTTCTGAGTCAGGAAATTGTCTATTGGAAATTAATTCCAGTTTTGATTGTCTTCGGTTCTTCCTTTTTCCATTTACCAGTGAGGGTTTCCTTTCTATTGGGAATTGTTTCTGCATTTTTATTCCCAATTTTCGAAACAGGAGTTTCTTTTGGGATGTTCAAATCACTTATTTTTGGTTATCAATCAGAAACAGGTAACAATACTTGGGATCAATTTTTGAGTGGAGGTGGGATTGTATCCATTTTGCCTACTGAAATCTTAATTATTACTGCAGTTTGGTTTGGGGCTGTAGTAGAAGGTTTTGGTTATTTAAACGAATTACTTATCCAAATCAAACTATGGGCAAAAAATCAATTTGATATTCTATTGTCTACGATGGGGATTTCGTTTTTACTTAACTTGGTAACAGCTGACCAATATTTATCTCTTGTAATCCCTGCTCGTGCGTTTCGTACGCTTGCAGTGGAAAATCAAATTCCTGAAAAGGATATCTCTCGTGCGTTGGAAGATTCAGGCACCATCACATCTCCCTTGATCCCGTGGAATAGCTGCGGTGCATTTATGGCAGCATCATTGGGGGTTCCCGTACTCAGTTTTTTGCCATTCGTCTTTTTTAATTTGATCCATGTTTTATTGTCAGTTTCAGTCTTGATCATTCAAAAAATTAAATTTAAAAGTTCATAA
- a CDS encoding RNA polymerase subunit sigma-70 — MLPKILDEKILPMISQARITNDLKHVKEQLPIWMVDRLSKKRNITEDESSEMVVTILEVFSKMWILSLKYQLTHVLGFFVTYVFNQYRNRFRKSEIPESGELYLQLWNYEAPANEEDPIEDSINSLCMNLEKLPSFTALVLSLQFDLPMKQNLKQLLLWKLKENQMDPNLFFEECEGRRSEHRQMINRLSSMITRYTRKLYETTDPNRRIWYGKQKKIWMLRRSRALGRSFFSEREIAKWLGITRKAVRNHLSQGKHELRKVGKDLLHYA, encoded by the coding sequence ATGTTGCCAAAGATATTAGATGAAAAAATTTTACCGATGATTAGCCAAGCAAGGATCACAAATGATCTTAAACATGTAAAAGAACAATTGCCCATTTGGATGGTGGACCGATTGTCAAAAAAAAGGAATATTACAGAAGATGAAAGTTCTGAAATGGTTGTTACCATCTTGGAAGTTTTTTCAAAAATGTGGATTTTGAGTTTAAAATACCAGCTCACACATGTTTTGGGGTTTTTTGTGACTTATGTTTTTAACCAATACCGAAATCGATTTCGTAAATCAGAGATTCCCGAATCCGGAGAGTTGTATTTACAATTATGGAATTATGAAGCGCCAGCCAATGAGGAAGATCCAATTGAAGATTCAATAAATTCATTATGTATGAATTTAGAAAAACTCCCGAGTTTTACAGCATTAGTTCTTTCCCTTCAATTTGATCTTCCCATGAAACAAAACCTCAAACAATTACTATTATGGAAACTAAAGGAAAACCAAATGGATCCGAATTTATTTTTTGAAGAGTGTGAAGGCAGACGAAGCGAACACCGACAAATGATCAACCGGTTAAGTTCGATGATCACTCGCTATACTAGAAAATTATATGAAACAACAGATCCAAATCGCAGAATTTGGTATGGGAAACAGAAAAAAATATGGATGTTACGACGATCAAGAGCCCTTGGCCGAAGTTTTTTTTCCGAAAGGGAGATCGCAAAATGGCTAGGGATCACAAGAAAGGCAGTAAGGAATCATTTGTCACAAGGAAAACATGAACTTAGGAAAGTCGGCAAAGATTTATTGCACTATGCATAA
- a CDS encoding STAS domain-containing protein: MKIKVTSKNDVHIIKIEGAIKAGNEFELSEKIEQYIKKGQVPKFIIDLKKVPFINSAGLGTFLNIYKHIDGLNGRLVFANLNSDIENLMEITKLSSVFEIYKTLEEAEDSFEY; this comes from the coding sequence ATGAAAATCAAAGTTACTAGTAAAAACGACGTGCACATCATTAAAATTGAAGGTGCCATCAAAGCCGGAAATGAGTTCGAACTATCTGAAAAGATTGAACAGTACATCAAAAAAGGCCAAGTTCCAAAATTCATTATTGATTTGAAAAAGGTTCCTTTTATCAATTCAGCGGGTCTTGGAACCTTTTTGAACATCTATAAACATATAGATGGACTGAATGGTCGTCTTGTATTTGCGAACTTAAATTCCGATATCGAAAACCTTATGGAAATTACCAAACTTTCCAGTGTGTTTGAGATATACAAAACTCTGGAAGAGGCTGAAGACTCCTTCGAATACTAA
- a CDS encoding LIC_11026 family protein, giving the protein MNPILKASLGIAKTKTFRGLLVLFLIYKLFFNQFTATWLVPNVLSKLTLIRMEGKFTCFSLFYGIEVQNLNLYPGGPFSETPFFRAKELRIRYNLPFLFLGKIRLSDISLIDSNLRIEEKAGEWNVAHLFKAKKETKDETQLEESKEPLTEIPTYIPLQLSAYLNVKGLSIQYIRETGNIHYASVQNFDFQTKLVTNRFTSIPLNMEALSQLDEVLVHLNAERPLSLELNSNQLKWKETLPMTLRLEWDRTESPELFLFATDIGKDDLNLEVRGKPVQTGLRLLSDIHFDPKADILKLQEFDLRVIGQTWIKLNGTISKLSSATPDVDIDIVSSDIDLNSFQTSITQLQGILPEMKVSGTLSLKGTGIHGNWNQSNANLKLNADKVFFQLGKSKPHRVNSTNLDLSAQFDFGSKNEPTAKIPFPNLKKVKILPSQINYNQAAVSLSGDYSQSAGLNFLITLDKLQLGEHVKGVAGKLKMDLQTNGESFATINVLSNLNIDGFRYQIDRSRSPASHLHLDLNTSLRFDRPFGLKEIQIANLNLEQKTLTGNKAVELSLKGNVQPNQTLVAQVSPLNLKLTTPNLLIVLPLVLKEKISPIQNLLGTQPKIKLNARYVQDVSSKQIVANLNADLPGLEMHDLNLTTDLIISGSNTSQILIKDFKLNAFGGVLKSSLSGKLNKLDKQKPPLGPYFGNLDLSLSVASNEKRYLAKGVSVHGDLGLNLKINDYDINGEFHSKMPALSYNNQKCPGESCKAYLIEEINAKIPIQHNLAYQPDESLIIGDKSIFIKNYGRMNSPNVTIGKVIGSHPNIPNLPFEYVKKQKDIPGFSAFIEYKENFANIESLKSYSMDGIIMGKNLVFNLGNLDPKTMEFRGNLLIRDIDLKQLMAPKVRDKIDDGKLKADLNIKVRDLSEPIANLDLFFSIFQIGRDFGKSALNVISAQNFLIDRITDSYPINKIDISLSRGLVYADVYFDRSLLSLIMNLEDGKISQQRMPLANFLKRAQNEIQTYQE; this is encoded by the coding sequence ATGAATCCAATCCTGAAGGCCAGTTTAGGAATCGCCAAAACCAAAACATTTCGAGGGCTTTTGGTCCTCTTCCTCATCTACAAACTTTTCTTTAACCAATTTACCGCAACGTGGTTGGTGCCGAACGTACTTTCGAAACTGACATTGATCAGAATGGAGGGAAAGTTTACCTGTTTTTCTCTTTTTTACGGAATCGAAGTACAAAACCTAAATCTTTATCCCGGAGGACCATTTTCCGAGACACCATTCTTTCGAGCAAAAGAATTACGGATTCGATATAACCTTCCATTTTTATTCCTAGGTAAAATTCGACTTTCTGATATTAGTTTGATCGATTCAAATCTTCGCATTGAAGAAAAAGCTGGAGAATGGAATGTAGCTCATCTATTTAAGGCTAAAAAAGAAACCAAAGACGAAACACAATTAGAAGAATCAAAAGAACCTCTTACAGAAATACCGACATACATTCCATTACAATTAAGTGCTTATTTAAATGTAAAAGGATTATCCATTCAATACATTCGAGAAACCGGAAATATACATTATGCATCGGTTCAAAATTTTGATTTCCAAACGAAACTCGTTACCAATCGTTTTACTTCAATTCCTTTGAATATGGAAGCCTTATCTCAGTTAGATGAAGTATTGGTTCATTTAAATGCAGAAAGACCATTGTCCCTTGAGTTAAACTCAAATCAATTGAAATGGAAAGAAACTTTGCCGATGACATTACGATTGGAATGGGATCGAACTGAATCGCCAGAACTATTTTTATTTGCAACTGACATTGGAAAAGATGATCTCAATTTAGAAGTGCGAGGGAAACCTGTTCAAACTGGGCTCAGGTTATTGTCCGATATACATTTTGATCCAAAAGCAGATATTTTAAAGCTTCAAGAATTTGATTTAAGAGTGATTGGGCAAACTTGGATTAAATTAAATGGTACAATTTCAAAACTATCGAGTGCAACTCCAGATGTGGATATTGATATTGTTTCTTCCGATATTGATTTGAACTCATTTCAAACATCCATTACTCAATTACAAGGAATTCTTCCTGAAATGAAAGTTTCAGGAACACTTTCTTTAAAAGGAACGGGGATTCATGGCAATTGGAATCAATCCAATGCTAACTTAAAATTAAATGCAGATAAAGTATTTTTCCAACTTGGAAAATCCAAACCACACCGAGTAAATTCAACAAATTTAGATTTGTCTGCTCAATTTGATTTTGGATCTAAAAATGAACCAACCGCCAAGATACCGTTTCCAAATCTAAAAAAAGTAAAAATTTTACCATCTCAAATAAATTATAACCAAGCGGCAGTTTCTTTATCCGGTGACTATTCTCAATCCGCTGGTCTTAATTTTTTAATCACACTTGATAAACTGCAGTTAGGTGAGCATGTAAAAGGAGTTGCCGGGAAATTAAAGATGGATTTGCAAACTAATGGAGAATCGTTTGCAACCATCAATGTTTTATCAAATCTGAATATTGATGGTTTTAGATACCAGATTGATAGGTCACGTTCACCTGCCTCACATTTGCATTTGGATTTAAATACTAGTTTGCGATTTGACAGACCATTTGGCTTAAAAGAGATTCAAATCGCCAATTTGAACTTAGAACAAAAAACTTTAACAGGGAACAAGGCAGTTGAGCTATCGTTAAAAGGAAATGTCCAACCTAACCAAACTTTGGTAGCCCAAGTTTCACCACTCAATTTAAAATTAACTACTCCGAATTTATTAATAGTTTTGCCACTGGTATTAAAGGAAAAAATTTCTCCTATTCAGAATTTGCTAGGTACGCAGCCAAAAATAAAACTAAATGCGCGTTATGTGCAAGATGTCAGTTCTAAACAGATTGTAGCAAATTTAAATGCAGATTTACCTGGTTTGGAAATGCATGATTTAAACCTAACAACGGACTTAATCATATCTGGATCAAATACCAGCCAGATTCTGATTAAAGATTTTAAATTAAATGCATTTGGTGGAGTTTTAAAGTCATCATTAAGTGGAAAGTTAAACAAATTAGATAAACAAAAACCTCCGTTAGGACCATACTTTGGAAACTTAGATCTAAGTTTATCAGTTGCCTCAAATGAAAAACGATATTTAGCAAAAGGAGTTTCTGTTCACGGTGATCTTGGTTTAAATCTAAAAATCAATGATTACGATATTAACGGCGAATTCCATTCAAAAATGCCTGCATTATCGTATAACAATCAAAAGTGTCCAGGTGAAAGTTGTAAGGCTTATCTAATTGAAGAAATCAATGCCAAAATTCCTATCCAACACAATCTTGCCTACCAACCTGATGAAAGTTTGATAATAGGTGATAAGTCGATTTTCATTAAAAATTATGGTAGAATGAACTCTCCAAATGTAACCATTGGAAAAGTGATTGGATCTCATCCAAATATTCCAAATTTACCATTTGAATATGTAAAAAAACAAAAAGATATTCCTGGTTTTAGTGCATTCATTGAATACAAAGAAAATTTCGCAAATATCGAATCACTAAAATCCTATTCTATGGATGGGATTATAATGGGGAAAAATTTAGTTTTTAATTTGGGAAATTTGGATCCTAAAACAATGGAGTTTCGAGGAAATTTATTGATAAGAGACATTGATTTAAAACAATTGATGGCTCCAAAAGTCCGAGACAAAATTGATGATGGTAAATTAAAGGCAGATCTCAATATCAAAGTTAGAGACTTAAGTGAACCTATTGCAAATTTAGATTTATTTTTCTCCATTTTTCAGATTGGTAGAGACTTTGGTAAAAGTGCTCTCAATGTCATTTCGGCACAAAACTTTTTAATCGATCGAATCACAGATAGTTATCCAATTAATAAAATCGACATATCTTTGTCTCGCGGACTAGTTTATGCTGATGTCTATTTTGATCGTTCTCTTTTGTCATTGATCATGAATTTAGAAGATGGTAAAATTTCCCAACAAAGGATGCCTCTTGCCAACTTTCTAAAACGGGCGCAAAACGAAATACAAACATACCAAGAGTGA
- a CDS encoding DUF1318 domain-containing protein translates to MKQIILFFLLIGCSFKVPPITITNAQTAAEKQMVGEDRELEREGWMIGSIQSSTNGQNNQEKLAKEESDPEIRAHRIRLNYLSSEIKKYKSHGILGETPQGYVKLNPLASSLPTYIHYELPAKKKRVEDVVLFLNESRKFIMEKELSTHKKKGKKEDELLKIKQNLIDEYYKSISIGEYFETETGRWEKYQ, encoded by the coding sequence ATGAAGCAGATTATATTATTTTTTTTACTTATTGGCTGTAGTTTCAAAGTACCTCCGATCACAATTACAAATGCACAAACTGCCGCAGAAAAACAGATGGTGGGTGAAGACCGTGAGTTAGAAAGAGAGGGATGGATGATTGGTTCTATCCAATCTTCAACCAATGGACAAAATAATCAGGAGAAATTAGCAAAAGAAGAATCTGATCCTGAAATAAGAGCACACCGAATTCGATTAAACTACCTGTCGTCAGAAATTAAAAAATATAAATCACATGGGATTTTAGGAGAAACTCCTCAAGGGTATGTTAAATTAAATCCACTTGCTTCTTCCCTACCAACATACATTCACTACGAACTGCCTGCCAAAAAAAAACGAGTAGAAGATGTGGTCTTGTTTTTAAATGAATCCAGAAAGTTTATTATGGAAAAAGAACTCAGCACGCATAAGAAAAAAGGGAAAAAAGAAGATGAATTGCTTAAAATCAAACAAAACCTAATTGATGAATATTATAAATCAATATCAATTGGTGAGTATTTTGAAACTGAAACTGGTCGATGGGAAAAATACCAATGA